A genomic region of Apium graveolens cultivar Ventura unplaced genomic scaffold, ASM990537v1 ctg1294, whole genome shotgun sequence contains the following coding sequences:
- the LOC141699765 gene encoding uncharacterized protein LOC141699765 has protein sequence MDFLCNEIGVHKGVDAKIGGRHGDILQIEWMCPAKLTLDINSGVAAGQESIEATWRRVPTDPRFQAEPTDHSDSTTLIIPIEEKGNLLNNSSPFLTTSSVNDEIMSMAIDALNALNGVALGQGEPVVDLGMFKQWPDTDTVRKFFSGQSFTGIEPTKSVPRENPDQFYCVRENTGVVIPKPIAWTSSVPAQDVLDLDLLARLLQNPGDVEKLIKIYDSTAKGKSCASAIATIPESLLTFPRENTAPGHISHCITSESSAPSITVSSMVTSSSNKSLINNDIPLPEATMTPMSPLYYSPSTNWESDIEIESPISENGTVAAMGLNPLVNDLVTLLMVNQQAAANMIAAFSHSTRPTNCSSLHANTQIVGQGPSTLNPHQEPCTYLNTPRGCRNDANCRYLHSKSDHTSPS, from the exons ATGGACTTTTTGTGCAATGAG ATAGGTGTTCATAAGGGGGTGGATGCAAAGATAGGTGGAAGACATGGGGATATTCTACAAATAGAATGGATGTGTCCTGCAAAG TTAACTTTGGATATTAACTCGGGTGTGGCTGCTGGGCAAGAGAGCATTGAGGCTACCTGGAGACGTGTACCAACTGATCCTAG ATTTCAGGCGGAGCCCACTGACCATTCAGACAGCACAACCCTGATAATACCCATAGAGGAGAAAGGCAACCTGCTCAACAACAGTTCACCATTCCTGACTACTTCATCAGTGAATGATGAAATAATGTCCATGGCTATTGATGCCTTAAATGCTTTAAATGGCGTCGCATTGGGGCAAGGTGAACCTGTAGTTGATTTGGGCATGTTCAAGCAATGGCCCGACACAGATACTGTTCGTAAGTTTTTCAGCGGGCAAAGTTTCACTGGAATCGAGCCAACAAAATCAGTTCCCAGAGAAAACCCTGATCAGTTTTACTGTGTCCGAGAAAATACTGGAGTAGTCATCCCCAAACCCATTGCTTGGACATCTTCGGTGCCTGCTCAGGATGTTCTTGACCTGGACTTGCTAGCGCGTCTCCTACAGAACCCAGGAGATGTGGAGAAACTGATAAAAATATATGATTCGACAGCTAAAGGAAAGTCATGTGCCAGTGCCATCGCAACCATTCCTGAATCGTTACTTACCTTTCCAAGGGAAAATACAGCTCCTGGACACATTTCACATTGCATTACTAGTGAATCCTCTGCCCCTTCAATAACCGTTTCTTCAATGGTCACATCAAGCAGCAATAAGAGCCTAATTAACAATGACATaccattaccagaagcaacaatgaCCCCAATGTCACCTCTGTATTACTCACCAAGTACCAACTGGGAATCGGATATAGAGATTGAGAGTCCAATCAGTGAAAATGGAACGGTTGCTG CAATGGGTCTGAATCCTTTAGTGAATGATTTGGTTACATTGCTAATGGTCAACCAGCAGGCTGCTGCTAATATGATAGCCGCCTTTAGTCACTCAACCCGTCCCACGAACTGCTCTTCGTTGCATGCAAACACTCAAATAGTTGGGCAAGGACCATCTACGCTGAATCCGCATCAGGAGCCGTGCACGTACTTAAACACTCCCAGGGGATGTCGAAATGACGCTAATTGCCGATATCTGCACAGCAAGTCCGATCATACATCACCGTCTTGA